A region from the Microbacterium lacus genome encodes:
- a CDS encoding response regulator, translating into MITVLLVDDDALTLELHRTYLSRLEGFTVVAECTGARAAVTAILERPPAEGIDLVLLDMTMPDGTGLDVLRHVRARAADVDVIAVTGVRDADVVRQMVGLGVAQYLVKPFPFAVFRERLEQYRAYRERSREASGPATQSEIDAMLGALRPAPVSSVPKGLSTESLERVSAHVRSHGPVSASEAAAALGMSRVSARRYLEHLADSGRVSRAPRYGAPGRPETEYRWQA; encoded by the coding sequence ATGATCACCGTGCTCCTGGTGGACGACGACGCGCTGACCCTCGAACTGCACCGGACCTACCTGAGCCGTCTGGAGGGCTTCACGGTGGTCGCGGAGTGCACGGGAGCCCGCGCCGCGGTCACCGCGATCCTGGAGCGTCCGCCCGCGGAGGGGATCGATCTGGTCCTGCTGGACATGACGATGCCCGATGGCACGGGTCTGGACGTGCTCCGGCATGTCCGAGCCCGCGCTGCCGATGTGGACGTCATCGCCGTCACCGGCGTCCGCGACGCCGACGTGGTCCGCCAGATGGTCGGGCTCGGCGTGGCGCAGTACCTCGTCAAGCCGTTTCCGTTCGCCGTGTTCCGCGAACGCCTCGAGCAATACCGGGCGTACCGCGAGCGCTCACGCGAGGCATCCGGGCCCGCAACCCAGTCCGAGATCGATGCGATGCTCGGTGCGCTGCGCCCCGCGCCCGTCTCCTCCGTGCCGAAGGGGCTGTCGACCGAGTCTCTCGAGCGCGTCAGCGCTCACGTGCGCAGCCACGGTCCGGTCTCGGCGTCCGAGGCGGCGGCGGCGCTCGGCATGTCCCGCGTGTCGGCGCGGCGCTATCTCGAGCACCTCGCCGACAGCGGCCGTGTGTCGCGCGCGCCGCGCTACGGCGCGCCGGGCCGGCCCGAGACCGAATATCGCTGGCAGGCCTGA
- a CDS encoding cation:dicarboxylate symporter family transporter: protein MALQIPRTQSFKLPGYNWRRGKTSWDRHTWLYISVIIAVVLGATIGLIWPEVGIALEPIGKGFVALIKMMIAPIIFCTIVVGIGSIAKAATVGKIGGLALLYFMIMTTFALAIGLFVGNLIHPGEGLDMSSSTYDTSTLEPKTTQEFLLGIIPTTFFSAFTGESVLQVLFIALLVGFALQKMGPKGEPIMTAVKNLQALVFRILGMILWLAPLGAFGAIAAVVGKTGFAAIVSLGVLMIAFYITCAVFVFGILGTLLYSVARVNIFSLMKYLAREYLLIVGTSSSESALPRLIAKMEHLGVAKPVVGITVPTGYSFNLDGTAIYLTMATMFIATGMGMPMSIPEQIGLLLFMVIASKGAAGVTGAGLATLAGGLQAYRPDLVDGVGVIVGIDRFMSEGRALTNFTGNAVATVLIGTWTKEIDKHRVRSVLRGERPFDETTLSGDDHDGMSQAPDAVGVQGLEEAAVAEAEAKEQRARERESALSR, encoded by the coding sequence ATGGCTCTTCAGATCCCCAGAACGCAATCGTTCAAGCTGCCCGGCTACAACTGGCGCCGAGGGAAGACGTCGTGGGACCGGCATACCTGGCTGTACATCTCGGTGATCATCGCCGTGGTCCTCGGCGCCACGATCGGTCTCATCTGGCCGGAGGTCGGCATCGCACTCGAGCCGATCGGCAAGGGCTTCGTCGCGCTCATCAAGATGATGATCGCCCCGATCATCTTCTGCACGATCGTCGTCGGGATCGGCTCGATCGCGAAGGCCGCGACCGTCGGCAAGATCGGCGGGCTCGCGCTGCTGTACTTCATGATCATGACGACGTTCGCGCTCGCGATCGGCCTGTTCGTCGGCAACCTCATCCACCCGGGTGAGGGTCTGGACATGTCGAGCTCGACGTATGACACGTCCACGCTCGAGCCCAAGACGACGCAGGAGTTCCTGCTCGGGATCATCCCCACGACCTTCTTCTCCGCCTTCACGGGCGAGAGTGTGCTCCAGGTGCTGTTCATCGCCCTCCTCGTCGGCTTCGCGCTGCAGAAGATGGGACCCAAGGGCGAGCCGATCATGACGGCCGTGAAGAACCTGCAGGCGCTCGTCTTCCGGATCCTCGGGATGATCCTGTGGCTCGCTCCCCTCGGCGCGTTCGGTGCGATCGCCGCGGTCGTGGGCAAGACCGGCTTCGCCGCCATCGTCAGCCTCGGTGTGCTCATGATCGCGTTCTACATCACGTGCGCGGTGTTCGTCTTCGGCATCCTCGGGACACTGCTGTACTCGGTGGCGCGCGTGAACATCTTCAGCCTCATGAAGTACCTGGCCCGCGAGTACCTCCTGATCGTCGGCACCTCCTCCTCCGAGTCGGCCCTTCCGCGACTGATCGCGAAGATGGAGCACCTCGGTGTCGCCAAGCCCGTCGTGGGCATCACCGTCCCCACGGGCTACTCGTTCAACCTCGACGGCACCGCGATCTACCTCACGATGGCGACGATGTTCATCGCGACGGGGATGGGGATGCCGATGTCGATCCCCGAGCAGATCGGTCTGCTGCTGTTCATGGTGATCGCCTCGAAGGGCGCCGCGGGAGTCACCGGTGCGGGCCTGGCCACGCTCGCCGGCGGCCTGCAGGCCTACCGCCCCGACCTCGTGGACGGCGTCGGTGTGATCGTCGGCATCGACCGCTTCATGTCCGAGGGGCGTGCGCTGACGAACTTCACCGGCAACGCGGTCGCCACGGTTCTGATCGGAACCTGGACGAAGGAGATCGACAAGCACCGGGTGCGGAGCGTTCTGCGCGGCGAGCGGCCGTTCGACGAGACGACGCTCTCGGGTGACGACCACGACGGCATGTCGCAGGCGCCGGACGCGGTCGGAGTCCAGGGACTCGAAGAGGCGGCGGTCGCTGAAGCGGAGGCCAAGGAGCAGCGGGCCCGCGAGCGCGAGTCGGCGCTGAGTCGCTGA
- a CDS encoding aldo/keto reductase — MTGTGIGSAVSSESPPLLPAPGGVHPSAPIPVQGPPVGQSVRVKLGETDADVFPLILGGAEFGWNVDLETSHEIIDAFLERGGNMLHTADSFSAGRSEHIIGQWLHSRGLREDITLAVKVGGHPDNPGLGPVNLVRAVEASLTRLRTDRIDVLYLDAATGTATELEETLATAEWLVDSGKARALGAAGFTAAQLVEARIYVSAGYPRITVLDVPFNVLRRHEFDADLRLVAGAQGMAVTPSHALEHGFLAGRHRTRLRGGLSVRGAQIAANINRRGSRTLRALDSVGTDLGVPDAAVAVAWLLAQRLVTAPIVNAYAAAQVEELVQGVGVRLSRSHLAEIARASV; from the coding sequence ATGACAGGAACCGGAATCGGCTCCGCGGTCTCCTCGGAGAGCCCGCCCCTGCTGCCCGCGCCGGGCGGCGTGCATCCGTCTGCGCCGATCCCGGTCCAGGGCCCGCCCGTCGGGCAGTCCGTCCGTGTGAAGCTCGGCGAGACCGACGCCGACGTCTTCCCGCTGATCCTCGGCGGTGCGGAGTTCGGGTGGAACGTCGACCTGGAGACCAGTCACGAGATCATCGACGCCTTCCTCGAGCGCGGTGGCAACATGCTCCACACGGCGGACAGCTTCTCGGCAGGGCGCAGCGAGCACATCATCGGGCAGTGGCTGCACTCACGGGGACTCCGCGAGGACATCACCCTCGCGGTCAAGGTCGGCGGTCACCCCGACAACCCGGGTCTCGGACCCGTGAACCTCGTCCGTGCCGTGGAGGCGTCCCTCACCCGGCTGCGGACCGATCGCATCGACGTGCTGTATCTCGATGCCGCTACCGGCACGGCGACCGAGCTCGAGGAGACGCTCGCGACCGCCGAGTGGCTGGTCGACTCCGGCAAAGCCCGCGCTCTGGGCGCCGCCGGGTTCACGGCCGCCCAGCTCGTCGAGGCGCGCATCTACGTCTCAGCCGGCTACCCGCGCATCACGGTCCTCGACGTGCCGTTCAACGTCCTGCGTCGCCACGAGTTCGACGCGGACCTGCGTCTGGTCGCGGGTGCGCAGGGGATGGCGGTCACGCCGTCGCATGCGCTCGAGCACGGCTTCCTCGCGGGTCGTCACCGCACGCGCCTGCGCGGCGGCCTGTCCGTTCGCGGCGCGCAGATCGCCGCGAACATCAACCGTCGCGGCAGCCGGACCCTGCGTGCGCTCGACTCCGTCGGCACCGATCTCGGAGTGCCCGATGCGGCGGTCGCGGTGGCGTGGCTGCTCGCGCAGCGTCTCGTGACGGCGCCGATCGTCAACGCGTATGCCGCCGCGCAGGTGGAGGAACTCGTGCAGGGCGTCGGCGTGCGGCTGAGCCGCAGCCACCTTGCCGAGATCGCCCGCGCCTCCGTGTGA
- a CDS encoding GDSL-type esterase/lipase family protein — translation MRVALIAESFLPHMNGVTGSVLHVLAHLRRRGHETLVIAPDAGGPTDSRSVGATLLRSVPLPSYPQVRVVVAGAARLIDILRDFAPDVVHLASPFVLGWHGVRAADALRLPSVAVYQTDVIAYAQRYGVAGGAAFASAHTARLHRRATLTLAPGTAAVARLEGLGVDRIRRWGRGVDAELFHPGRRSAAWRERVAPGRTIVGYVGRLAPEKQVEDLRALAGLAGVRLVIVGDGPSRPHLEQVLPDAVFTGHLEGIALAEALASFDVFVHPGQSETFGQTLQEARASGVPVVATGAGGPVDLVRSSVDGWLYRPGDLGDLRERVADLTGDAAKRAAFAAAARESVRERTWSSLGDQLIAHYDDARALRPLDDALIVRGERRMPAPPHPRQELPRWSRYVALGDSLTEGLGDTSRMPAGQCRGWADRLAQLLAHAGSAGRHPFRYANLAVRSTRVSDLVTDQVPRALALRPDLVSIFIGANDLVGRRPDAKALAEAVGSAVRALRAAGADVLLVTPVLPRRRAAKLFAARFAAYASHLRLVAEQTGALLLDLDAHPLLTEPAMWASDRVHLRSAGHRHMAYCAAGLLGVPDSRELEVLETSLHADDDPDATGAAWLLHDALPWVWRRVCGRRAGDGRSSKHQTYVRIDGPGHLRPQSVRAD, via the coding sequence GTGAGAGTCGCGCTGATCGCCGAGTCGTTCCTCCCCCACATGAACGGTGTGACCGGATCCGTTCTGCACGTCCTCGCCCATCTCCGGCGCCGGGGCCATGAGACTCTCGTGATCGCGCCGGATGCGGGCGGACCGACGGATTCGCGCTCAGTCGGGGCGACGCTGCTGCGCTCGGTCCCGCTCCCGTCCTACCCGCAGGTGCGGGTCGTCGTGGCCGGCGCCGCTCGCCTGATCGACATCCTCCGCGACTTCGCGCCGGACGTCGTGCACCTGGCGTCGCCGTTCGTCCTCGGTTGGCACGGCGTCCGGGCCGCCGACGCGCTGCGACTGCCGTCCGTCGCGGTCTACCAGACCGACGTGATCGCCTATGCGCAGCGGTACGGTGTCGCCGGCGGAGCCGCGTTCGCCTCCGCGCACACCGCGCGGCTGCACCGTCGGGCGACGCTCACCCTTGCACCGGGCACCGCCGCCGTCGCTCGACTGGAAGGGCTGGGCGTGGACCGCATCCGCCGCTGGGGACGCGGCGTGGATGCCGAGCTCTTCCATCCCGGACGGCGCAGCGCGGCATGGCGCGAGCGTGTCGCGCCGGGCCGGACGATCGTCGGCTATGTGGGGCGACTGGCCCCCGAGAAGCAGGTCGAGGATCTCCGAGCGCTCGCAGGCCTGGCAGGGGTGCGACTCGTGATCGTCGGGGACGGGCCGTCGCGCCCGCACCTGGAGCAGGTTCTCCCGGATGCCGTGTTCACGGGCCACCTCGAGGGCATCGCGCTGGCCGAAGCGCTCGCGAGTTTCGACGTGTTCGTCCATCCCGGCCAGAGCGAGACGTTCGGACAGACGCTCCAGGAGGCACGCGCGAGCGGTGTCCCGGTGGTCGCCACCGGCGCGGGGGGCCCGGTCGACCTCGTGCGCAGCAGTGTCGACGGCTGGCTCTATCGGCCGGGCGATCTCGGCGATCTCCGGGAACGGGTCGCGGATCTGACCGGCGACGCCGCCAAACGCGCGGCGTTCGCGGCTGCCGCCCGGGAGAGCGTGCGGGAACGCACCTGGTCATCGCTGGGTGATCAGCTGATCGCGCACTACGACGATGCGCGGGCGCTGCGTCCGCTCGACGACGCGCTGATCGTTCGGGGCGAGAGGCGGATGCCCGCTCCGCCCCACCCGAGACAGGAGCTTCCGCGGTGGAGCCGCTACGTCGCGCTGGGCGATTCGCTCACCGAGGGACTGGGCGACACATCGCGCATGCCCGCCGGTCAGTGCCGCGGGTGGGCGGATCGGCTCGCGCAGCTGCTCGCGCACGCCGGCAGCGCCGGGCGGCATCCGTTCCGCTACGCGAATCTGGCCGTGCGGAGCACGCGCGTGTCGGACCTCGTGACGGACCAAGTGCCCAGGGCGCTGGCGCTTCGCCCGGATCTGGTTTCGATCTTCATCGGGGCGAACGACCTCGTCGGCAGGCGACCGGACGCGAAGGCGCTCGCCGAAGCCGTCGGCAGCGCTGTGCGAGCATTGCGCGCGGCCGGGGCTGATGTGCTGCTGGTCACCCCGGTGCTGCCCCGCCGACGTGCGGCGAAGCTGTTCGCCGCTCGCTTCGCCGCGTACGCGTCGCACCTGCGCCTCGTGGCGGAGCAGACCGGTGCGCTGCTCCTGGACCTGGACGCGCACCCGCTCCTGACCGAGCCGGCGATGTGGGCGTCGGACCGCGTCCATCTGCGTTCGGCAGGGCATCGGCACATGGCCTACTGCGCCGCGGGTCTGCTGGGTGTTCCGGATTCGCGTGAACTCGAGGTTCTGGAGACCTCCCTGCATGCCGATGACGACCCGGACGCGACCGGTGCCGCGTGGCTGCTGCACGACGCGCTCCCATGGGTGTGGCGCCGCGTCTGCGGTCGCCGTGCAGGCGACGGACGCTCGTCCAAGCACCAGACCTACGTTCGGATCGACGGGCCCGGACATCTGCGCCCGCAGTCGGTGCGCGCAGACTGA
- a CDS encoding GNAT family N-acetyltransferase, protein MPTFTATPVDDPAARDLLAEYFAMRVSTFPGHTYTTVFPDRPVFEPPAGVFVVVTDDATEDTEAHPVGCGGIRRVDEGPLGVRYEVKHLYLRPETRGRGWGRLLMEDLEQRAISLGARELVLDTHHTLEAAGRLYETAGFTAIDPYNDNPNATRWYGKPLAGG, encoded by the coding sequence ATGCCCACGTTCACCGCGACCCCCGTCGACGACCCCGCCGCCCGCGACCTGCTGGCGGAGTACTTCGCGATGCGGGTGTCGACGTTCCCCGGACACACCTACACGACCGTCTTCCCGGATCGTCCGGTGTTCGAGCCGCCGGCCGGGGTGTTCGTCGTCGTCACGGACGACGCGACCGAGGACACCGAGGCCCACCCCGTCGGCTGCGGCGGCATCCGACGCGTGGACGAGGGCCCGCTCGGCGTGCGGTACGAGGTGAAGCACCTCTACCTGCGCCCGGAGACGCGTGGTCGCGGGTGGGGGCGACTCCTCATGGAGGACCTCGAGCAGCGCGCGATCTCCCTCGGCGCGCGCGAGCTGGTCCTGGACACCCACCACACCCTCGAGGCCGCCGGGCGCCTGTACGAGACGGCCGGCTTCACCGCGATCGATCCGTACAACGACAACCCGAACGCCACGCGGTGGTACGGCAAGCCCCTCGCCGGCGGCTAG
- a CDS encoding sensor histidine kinase has protein sequence MAGKAGASAASRVFLAFLGAVVVITGLLVALLALQAQTTQRAQAEAVTLAVARTIAEMPEVAAAVTGGTDAAATAELQPVAEEIMARTPIDFVTIMTTDGIRLTHRDPDEIGKPYLGTIEPALQGRELTEEATGTLGPSVRSVVPVMQDGGVVALVSAGITLGSLGSGVLRQVPFVVAVAAALAAIGLAAAWFAGRLTRRIAGDLPASAVRDAVSSYESVRTLGEALRAQTHEHGNRMHTAVALLELGRTEEAIGILTETSRQSQELVDQVAARRDGDPTVGALLLGKAPQARERGVEWSADIDPAAPRSTLSPVDAVSVVGNLIDNALDAAATGPEPRWVRVAFSPAPGGALSIAVSDSGGGVPPELGERIFEHGFSTKPAGPQGRGVGLALVRSIVEEAGGAVDVSADPTTFTVILPGRNA, from the coding sequence ATGGCCGGCAAAGCGGGAGCGAGCGCGGCGTCGCGGGTGTTCCTGGCCTTCCTGGGCGCGGTCGTGGTGATCACAGGTCTTCTGGTCGCGCTGCTGGCCCTCCAGGCACAGACGACGCAGCGCGCGCAGGCCGAAGCTGTGACCCTCGCCGTCGCCCGCACGATCGCCGAGATGCCCGAGGTCGCCGCGGCGGTGACCGGCGGCACGGATGCGGCGGCGACGGCGGAGCTGCAGCCGGTCGCCGAGGAGATCATGGCGCGGACGCCGATCGATTTCGTCACGATCATGACCACCGACGGGATCCGCCTCACCCATCGCGATCCCGACGAGATCGGCAAGCCCTATCTCGGCACGATCGAGCCGGCGCTGCAGGGACGGGAGCTCACCGAGGAGGCAACCGGGACGCTCGGCCCCTCCGTGCGCTCGGTCGTGCCGGTGATGCAGGACGGCGGGGTCGTCGCGCTCGTCTCGGCCGGCATCACGCTGGGCAGCCTCGGCAGCGGAGTGCTGCGCCAGGTTCCGTTCGTGGTCGCCGTGGCCGCCGCGCTCGCCGCCATCGGGCTGGCGGCGGCGTGGTTCGCGGGGCGCCTCACGCGCCGCATCGCCGGCGACCTGCCGGCCAGCGCCGTGCGCGACGCGGTGTCCTCGTACGAATCCGTGCGCACCCTCGGCGAGGCGCTGCGGGCGCAGACGCACGAGCACGGGAATCGCATGCACACCGCCGTGGCGCTGCTCGAACTCGGGCGCACGGAGGAGGCGATCGGCATCCTCACCGAGACCTCACGGCAGTCGCAGGAGCTCGTGGACCAAGTAGCCGCCCGCCGGGACGGCGACCCGACCGTGGGCGCTCTGCTGCTGGGCAAGGCGCCGCAGGCGCGGGAGCGGGGCGTGGAGTGGTCGGCCGACATCGACCCGGCGGCTCCGCGCAGCACGCTCAGCCCGGTCGACGCCGTCTCGGTCGTCGGCAACCTGATCGACAACGCCCTGGACGCCGCGGCGACGGGACCCGAGCCGCGCTGGGTCCGGGTGGCCTTCTCCCCCGCGCCGGGCGGCGCACTGTCGATCGCGGTGTCGGACTCGGGTGGAGGCGTGCCGCCCGAGCTCGGCGAGCGCATCTTCGAGCACGGGTTCAGCACGAAGCCCGCGGGACCCCAGGGCAGGGGTGTGGGGCTCGCGCTCGTGCGCTCGATCGTCGAGGAGGCGGGCGGCGCGGTCGACGTCTCCGCCGACCCGACGACCTTCACCGTGATCCTTCCGGGGAGGAACGCATGA
- a CDS encoding histidine phosphatase family protein, whose protein sequence is MTHYIYLVRHGEHQDAEHGLVDGPLSPRGRRQAALLADRLSGVPFDAVWHSPLERASQTARAVAERMPSLSPKPSALLFDCVPTGMTEETPSVFEPFFGAVTEAEIEAGRAQMADASSEYLARRSGEVHELLITHNFVIGWFVREVLQAPDWRWMTLNQAHCGLSVIAQKQGRPWTLLSHNDLAHLPVELRTGLPEVYPV, encoded by the coding sequence GTGACGCACTACATCTATCTCGTGCGGCACGGCGAACACCAGGACGCCGAGCACGGACTCGTCGACGGACCCCTGTCGCCGCGCGGTCGTCGCCAGGCCGCCCTGCTCGCGGATCGCCTGTCCGGCGTCCCCTTCGACGCCGTGTGGCACTCGCCGCTCGAGCGGGCCAGCCAGACCGCGCGGGCGGTCGCCGAGCGGATGCCGTCGCTGTCGCCGAAGCCGTCCGCGCTGCTGTTCGACTGCGTGCCCACCGGGATGACCGAGGAGACGCCGAGCGTGTTCGAGCCGTTCTTCGGCGCCGTCACCGAAGCCGAGATCGAAGCCGGGCGCGCACAGATGGCCGATGCGTCCAGCGAGTACCTCGCCCGCCGCAGCGGCGAGGTCCACGAGCTGCTGATCACCCACAACTTCGTGATCGGCTGGTTCGTGCGTGAGGTGCTGCAGGCTCCGGACTGGCGCTGGATGACGTTGAACCAGGCGCACTGCGGGCTGAGCGTCATCGCCCAGAAGCAGGGGCGCCCGTGGACGCTGCTCTCGCACAACGACCTCGCGCACCTTCCGGTCGAGCTGCGCACCGGTCTCCCCGAGGTGTACCCGGTCTAG
- a CDS encoding DUF5302 domain-containing protein, producing MSTEDKPAGAASDEMKRKFKEALEKKNAQHREGESHLDGDSAVHGTHGAVTKREFRRKSG from the coding sequence ATGAGCACCGAGGACAAGCCCGCCGGCGCGGCATCCGATGAGATGAAGCGCAAGTTCAAGGAAGCACTCGAGAAGAAGAACGCCCAGCACCGCGAGGGCGAGTCCCACCTCGACGGCGACTCGGCCGTCCACGGCACCCACGGCGCCGTGACCAAGCGCGAGTTCCGTCGCAAGAGCGGCTGA
- a CDS encoding polyribonucleotide nucleotidyltransferase — MEGPEITAAEAVLDNGRFGTRTVRFETGRLAQQAQGAVAAYLDEETMLLSATSAGKHPREGFDFFPLTVDVEERSYAAGKIPGSFFRREGRPSTEAILVCRLIDRPLRPSFVDGLRNEVQIVVTVLSIAPGEFYDALAINAASLSTQISGLPFSGPIAGVRLALIPGHGEHADQWIAFPTVTQLEEAVFDLIVAGRVITDADGNDDVAIMMVEAEATEGSWNLIKGGAVKPNEQVVAEGLEAAKPFIKELVAAQNVVANTAAKEIQPYPVFPAYSQEVYDFVAGRAYDRLVPVYQIADKQERQNADDAIKDDVKAQLLAAVEAGELPAVATLEFSAAYKSVTKLIVRGRILTEGVRIDGRGLADIRPLDAEVQVIPRVHGSAIFQRGETQILGVTTLNMLKMEQQIDSLSPVTHKRYMHHYNFPPYSTGETGRVGSPKRREIGHGFLAERALVPVLPSREEFPYAIRQVSEALGSNGSTSMGSVCASTLSLLNAGVPLRAPVAGIAMGLVSDQVDGQTRYAALTDILGAEDALGDMDFKVAGTSEFVTAIQLDTKLDGIPSSVLTAALQQAHEARLTILGVLNAAIDAPDEMAPTAPRVISVQIPVDKIGELIGPKGKTINAIQDETGAQISIEEDGTVYIGATDGPSAEAARAQVNAIANPTNPEVGEQFLGTVVKIAAFGAFVSLLPGKDGLLHISEVRKLAGGKRVENVEDVLGVGQKILVKITKIDDRGKLSLEPVLEEAADQEGRAAASAGPEAPAEG; from the coding sequence TTGGAAGGTCCTGAAATCACCGCCGCTGAAGCCGTTCTCGACAACGGCCGCTTCGGCACCCGCACCGTCCGGTTCGAAACCGGACGCCTCGCCCAGCAGGCGCAGGGCGCTGTCGCCGCGTACCTCGACGAGGAGACGATGCTCCTGTCGGCCACGAGCGCCGGCAAGCACCCCCGCGAGGGCTTCGACTTCTTCCCCCTCACGGTGGACGTCGAAGAGCGTTCGTACGCGGCCGGCAAGATCCCCGGTTCGTTCTTCCGTCGCGAGGGTCGCCCCTCCACCGAGGCGATCCTGGTCTGCCGCCTGATCGACCGCCCGCTGCGTCCGTCGTTCGTCGACGGCCTCCGCAACGAGGTGCAGATCGTCGTCACCGTGCTCTCGATCGCTCCCGGGGAGTTCTACGACGCCCTCGCGATCAACGCGGCCTCGCTGTCGACCCAGATCTCGGGTCTGCCGTTCTCGGGCCCGATCGCCGGTGTCCGCCTCGCGCTCATCCCCGGTCACGGCGAGCACGCGGACCAGTGGATCGCGTTCCCGACCGTCACCCAGCTCGAGGAGGCCGTGTTCGACCTCATCGTCGCCGGTCGCGTCATCACGGACGCGGACGGGAACGACGACGTCGCGATCATGATGGTCGAGGCCGAGGCCACCGAGGGTTCGTGGAACCTGATCAAGGGCGGCGCCGTCAAGCCGAACGAGCAGGTCGTCGCCGAGGGCCTCGAGGCCGCCAAGCCCTTCATCAAGGAGCTCGTCGCGGCGCAGAACGTCGTGGCGAACACCGCGGCGAAGGAGATCCAGCCGTACCCGGTGTTCCCGGCGTACAGCCAGGAGGTCTACGACTTCGTCGCCGGCCGCGCCTACGACCGTCTGGTGCCGGTGTACCAGATCGCCGACAAGCAGGAGCGTCAGAACGCGGATGACGCGATCAAGGACGACGTCAAGGCGCAGCTGCTCGCCGCCGTCGAGGCGGGGGAGCTTCCCGCCGTCGCGACGCTGGAGTTCTCGGCCGCCTACAAGTCGGTGACGAAGCTGATCGTTCGCGGTCGCATCCTCACCGAGGGCGTGCGCATCGATGGACGCGGCCTCGCCGACATCCGTCCGCTGGATGCCGAGGTCCAGGTCATCCCGCGCGTGCACGGTTCGGCGATCTTCCAGCGCGGTGAGACCCAGATCCTGGGTGTCACGACGCTGAACATGCTCAAGATGGAGCAGCAGATCGACTCGCTGTCGCCCGTCACGCACAAGCGCTACATGCACCACTACAACTTCCCGCCGTATTCGACCGGTGAGACCGGCCGCGTGGGCAGCCCGAAGCGTCGCGAGATCGGGCACGGCTTCCTGGCCGAGCGCGCGCTCGTGCCGGTGCTGCCCAGCCGCGAGGAGTTCCCGTACGCGATCCGTCAGGTCTCCGAGGCCCTCGGTTCCAACGGCTCGACGTCCATGGGCTCGGTGTGCGCCTCGACCCTGTCACTGCTGAACGCGGGTGTGCCGCTGCGCGCGCCCGTCGCCGGTATCGCGATGGGGCTCGTCTCCGACCAGGTCGACGGTCAGACCCGCTACGCGGCGCTGACCGACATCCTCGGCGCCGAGGACGCGCTCGGCGACATGGACTTCAAGGTCGCCGGGACGAGCGAGTTCGTCACCGCGATCCAGCTCGACACGAAGCTCGACGGCATCCCGTCGTCGGTGCTGACCGCCGCGCTGCAGCAGGCGCACGAGGCTCGCCTGACGATCCTCGGTGTGCTGAACGCCGCGATCGACGCCCCGGACGAGATGGCGCCGACGGCTCCGCGCGTGATCAGCGTGCAGATCCCCGTCGACAAGATCGGTGAGCTCATCGGCCCCAAGGGCAAGACGATCAACGCGATCCAGGACGAGACCGGCGCGCAGATCTCCATCGAGGAGGACGGCACCGTCTACATCGGCGCGACCGACGGCCCCTCGGCCGAAGCCGCCCGTGCCCAGGTCAACGCGATCGCGAACCCGACGAACCCGGAGGTCGGCGAGCAGTTCCTCGGAACCGTCGTCAAGATCGCCGCGTTCGGCGCGTTCGTCTCGCTGCTGCCCGGCAAGGACGGACTGCTGCACATCAGCGAGGTCCGCAAGCTCGCCGGTGGCAAGCGTGTCGAGAACGTCGAGGACGTGCTGGGCGTGGGTCAGAAGATCCTCGTGAAGATCACGAAGATCGACGACCGCGGCAAGCTCTCGCTCGAGCCGGTCCTCGAAGAGGCCGCCGACCAGGAGGGGCGCGCCGCGGCGAGCGCCGGCCCGGAGGCTCCCGCCGAAGGCTGA